One Setaria italica strain Yugu1 chromosome II, Setaria_italica_v2.0, whole genome shotgun sequence DNA segment encodes these proteins:
- the LOC101773843 gene encoding uncharacterized protein LOC101773843 codes for MRTEGLWADTIDEAAGRILEVLKRSISSRDNVFYFDGWDGLGASAVLRAIATPTSPRVKRALADLEFDQVIHIDCSMWESRRAFQRAVAEQLKLPDKVMKMFDRQDEEDDFRGVAQGSRREVEQVVREMHECMQKLNRRFLVIFHNGSGEEIDLASFCGFLLSGYSTSKVLWTFQGRFRLKTRVKVDMAIKSAGTTDAFLWAGQRNEKQEQLWSYLVLQEAAEVAEACKVTAGSGDIIDQPAQVAECFIYMLELCCRGSHSIDFDLATHGTNYWVCDGIIQQLKQEGRDLSANDDSDWLWRAADALQREIALDVDYHQHVPSSHLSLCVESKPYWISPNYGFNRVPGRAILNGGTFQHYLDKLRVLKLSRCTFNFQSPPFLYCQGLRFLWLDHCQDTGINKDGEGKEDVCRCFQRLWVLDVRYTDCHQILSAQTMDFMTQLRELNVMGTEGWDMGQLQGRLPNIRKLRVTKSTVTCSFSEEDLFSKMNKMEVLEFSGNSIYSFGITVNNSSCLETVNIGKCMGLLRISFKGCTKLKNLIFSGWLFNFLTIDISGTAVKTLDLTALTNLDALFELYLLDCKKLCAILWPPKDNMMKHDIDMLCIDTTRSAPTAQSREEIAKSGTTAATIGTSAATTVLHRSRPTNEFPWYISVRDARLLMSLEAVYSKSRELYLEVSPTPSPTVFAAGCRDEGIKSGSSSELQRQPAPAIYAAAGTTAKCDGDAPGIMWMWSCPDVPDLHEKSCYMHIQETNTAITVPGFVVDCAKILHVRDSMSITVFPGTKYQGSEWYQLEWCRIERCPRLEDVFTPQEKNRGLIYIKDYRMKTFWASQLRKASCIWKWTQPCGLLVFLHVDCCPRLVYVLPLSIYTWILSQLETLEITWCGDLREVFPLETYPMGLAEKQPQPVTTLDFPGLKRIHLHELPRLHSICGLRMSAPNLETIKIRGCWSLKHLPDVGGGDKAVECDCEKEWWDRLEWDDGSQVTRYKPIHSRYYKKTLLRSSVLR; via the exons ATGCGTACTGAG GGCCTTTGGGCCGACACGATAGACGAGGCTGCTGGAAGAATTCTCGAAGTGCTGAAGAGAAGTATCAGTAGCAGAGACAACGTCTTCTACTTCGATGGCTGGGATGGGTTGGGGGCGTCCGCCGTCCTCCGAGCCATCGCCACCCCAACTTCACCACGTGTGAAGAGAGCCCTGGCCGACCTGGAGTTTGATCAGGTGATCCACATCGACTGCTCAATGTGGGAGAGCAGGAGAGCATTTCAGAGGGCGGTCGCGGAGCAGCTGAAGCTCCCCGATAAAGTGATGAAGATGTTTGACAGGCAAGACGAGGAGGACGATTTCCGCGGGGTGGCCCAGGGCTCTCGCCGTgaggtagaacaagtcgtcagAGAGATGCATGAGTGCATGCAGAAGCTGAACCGTAGATTCTTGGTCATCTTCCACAatgggagcggagaggagatcGATCTGGCCAGTTTTTGTGGCTTCCTTTTGTCCGGGTACTCAACCAGCAAGGTGCTCTGGACATTCCAAGGGAGATTCCGGCTAAAAACCCGGGTGAAAGTTGACATGGCCATAAAGAGCGCAGGAACAACTGATGCTTTTCTCTGGGCGGGCCAGCGGAATGAGAAGCAAGAGCAGCTCTGGTCCTACCTTGTACTCCAAGAGGCTGCGGAAGTAGCTGAAGCATGCAAGGTCACAGCTGGGTCAGGCGACATTATCGATCAGCCTGCACAAGTGGCCGAGTGCTTCATATACATGTTGGAGCTGTGTTGCAGAGGCAGCCACTCGATTGACTTTGATTTGGCCACCCATGGCACCAACTACTGGGTATGTGATGGCATCATACAACAGCTAAAACAGGAAGGAAGAGACCTCAGCGCTAATGATGATAGTGATTGGCTTTGGAGAGCTGCCGATGCGCTGCAGCGTGAGATAGCATTGGATGTAGACTACCATCAACATGTGCCCTCATCTCACTTGTCATTATGTGTCGAGAGCAAGCCATATTGGATTTCACCAAATTATGGGTTTAATCGGGTCCCGGGCAGAGCTATCCTTAATGGGGGCACTTTCCAACACTATCTCGACAAGCTTCGTGTTCTCAAGCTCTCACGCTGCACCTTCAACTTCCAATCACCTCCATTCCTCTACTGCCAGGGCCTCAGGTTTCTATGGCTTGACCATTGCCAAGACACTGGGATCAACAAAGACGGAGAAGGGAAGGAGGACGTCTGCCGGTGCTTCCAGAGGTTATGGGTGCTTGACGTGCGTTACACAGACTGTCATCAGATCTTATCTGCACAGACAATGGATTTCATGACTCAACTCAGGGAGCTAAATGTGATGGGAACCGAGGGATGGGACATGGGACAGCTCCAGGGACGATTGCCTAACATCCGCAAGCTCCGAGTAACAAAGTCTACTGTCACCTGCAGTTTCTCAGAAGAGGACCTGTTCTCAAAGATGAACAAGATGGAGGTTCTTGAATTTTCAGGAAACAGCATTTACAGTTTTGGCATCACAGTCAACAATAGCAGCTGCCTTGAGACCGTCAATATTGGCAAGTGTATGGGATTACTTCGAATCTCCTTCAAGGGATGTACTAAACTGAAGAATCTAATCTTTAGTGGGTGGTTGTTTAATTTTCTTACCATAGACATCTCAGGCACAGCAGTGAAAACACTGGATCTCACTGCATTAACAAACCTTGATGCTCTTTTTGAGCTCTATCTACTTGACTGCAAGAAGCTTTGTGCAATACTGTGGCCACCAAAAGACAACATGATGAAACATGACATAGATATGCTCTGCATTGACACCACGCGGTCAGCACCCACTGCCCAATCTAGGGAAGAAATAGCCAAGAGTGGTACTACTGCTGCTACTATAGGAACATCGGCAGCAACAACAGTACTGCATCGCAGTCGACCGACCAATGAATTTCCTTGGTACATTTCTGTAAGGGATGCAAGGCTCCTCATGTCCCTTGAGGCAGTGTATTCCAAATCCCGCGAGCTATATTTGGAGGTTTCCCCTACACCAAGTCCTACTGTTTTTGCTGCTGGTTGCAGAGATGAAGGAATCAAGAGCGGCAGCAGCAGTGAGCTACAGCGACAGCCTGCACCTGCAATATACGCAGCAGCAGGTACCACCGCTAAATGTGATGGTGATGCTCCAGGGATCATGTGGATGTGGTCTTGCCCGGATGTTCCTGATCTTCACGAAAAGAGCTGCTACATGCACATACAAGAAACCAATACCGCCATTACTGTCCCAGGGTTTGTAGTTGATTGTGCTAAAATCCTGCATGTGCGGGATAGCATGTCCATCACTGTTTTTCCGGGCACCAAGTACCAGGGTTCAGAATGGTACCAACTGGAGTGGTGCAGAATCGAGAGGTGCCCCAGATTGGAGGATGTGTTCACTCCccaagaaaaaaatagaggcCTCATATATATCAAAGACTACAGGATGAAGACATTCTGGGCCTCACAGCTTCGGAAGGCAAGCTGTATCTGGAAGTGGACTCAACCATGTGGATTGCTGGTATTTTTGCACGTGGATTGCTGCCCCAGGCTGGTATATGTACTCCCTTTGTCAATATACACTTGGATATTGAGTCAGCTAGAAACCCTCGAGATCACGTGGTGCGGGGATCTCCGGGAGGTATTTCCTTTGGAGACCTACCCCATGGGCTTGGCAGAGAAGCAGCCTCAGCCAGTTACTACCCTAGACTTCCCGGGTCTCAAGCGTATCCACCTGCATGAGCTCCCTAGACTACATAGCATCTGTGGGCTCAGGATGTCCGCGCCCAATCTGGAGACCATCAAGATCAGGGGCTGCTGGAGTCTCAAACACCTTCCGGACGTCGGTGGCGGTGACAAGGCAGTGGAGTGCGACTGCGAGAAGGAATGGTGGGACAGGCTTGAGTGGGATGATGGCTCGCAGGTGACCCGCTACAAGCCGATCCACTCGCGGTACTACAAGAAGACCCTGCTCAGGAGCTCTGTTCTCAG GTGA
- the LOC101775196 gene encoding xylanase inhibitor protein 1 yields the protein MALARWRAAASVMALAAIVIGQAAAAGNKTGQVTVFWGRNKDEGTLREACDSDLYTMVIISFLDVYGHGRYHLDLSGHPLAGIGDDIKHCQYKGIPVSLSVGGFGSGYSLPSKKAALDLFDHLWNAYFGGNKPGVSRPFGDAWLDGVDLFLERGTAADRYDVLALELAKHNIRGGPGKPLHLTATPRCGFPPAGYLKRAVDTGIFERVHVRIYDDPDCEAYWHREWDEWVAAYPATRFYVGMTASEMTHGWVHPKNVYYDVAPSVQKADNYGGFMIWDRYYDKLTNYTSIVKYYA from the coding sequence ATGGCGCTCGCGAGGTGGAGGGCAGCAGCCTCCGTCATGGCCCTGGCGGCCATCGTGatcgggcaggcggcggcggcggggaacaAGACCGGCCAGGTGACCGTGTTCTGGGGCCGGAACAAGGACGAGGGCACGCTCCGCGAGGCCTGCGACTCCGACCTCTACACCATGGtcatcatctccttcctcgACGTGTACGGCCACGGCCGGTACCACCTGGATCTCTCCGGCCACCCGCTCGCCGGCATCGGCGACGACATCAAGCACTGCCAGTACAAGGGCATCCCGGTGTCGCTCTCCGTCGGCGGCTTCGGCTCCGGCTACTCGCTCCCGTCCAAGAAGGCGGCGCTGGACCTCTTCGACCACCTCTGGAACGCCTACTTCGGCGGGAACAAGCCCGGCGTCAGCCGCCCCTTCGGCGACGCGTGGCTCGACGGCGTGGACCTGTTCCTGGAgcgcggcacggcggcggaccGGTACGACGTGCTGGCGCTGGAGCTGGCCAAGCACAACATCCGCGGCGGGCCCGGGAAGCCGCTGCACctgacggcgacgccgcggtgCGGGTTCCCGCCTGCGGGGTACCTGAAGCGGGCGGTGGACACGGGGATCTTCGAGAGGGTCCACGTCAGGATCTACGACGACCCCGACTGCGAGGCGTACTGGCACCGGGAGTGGGACGAGTGGGTCGCGGCGTACCCGGCGACGAGGTTCTACGTCGGGATGACGGCGTCGGAGATGACGCACGGGTGGGTCCACCCCAAGAACGTCTACTACGACGTCGCGCCGTCGGTGCAGAAGGCCGACAACTACGGCGGGTTCATGATCTGGGACCGATACTACGACAAGCTCACCAACTACACCAGCATCGTCAAGTACTACGCTTGA
- the LOC101774788 gene encoding xylanase inhibitor protein 1 yields the protein MALASRRRLAASLLALAAVLLAGPAAATGKTGQVTVFWGQNKAEGSLREACDTGTYTFVIISFLNVFGHGKASLDLSGHPIGPIGADVKYCQSKSILVFLSIGGLGTQYSLPSVQAATDLADYLWFAFLAGHRKGVHRPFGDAAELDGIDLFIDQGPPDYYDVLARRLWSYNKDFRGRTPAQLSATPRCRYPDPRLERALATGVVTRINVRFYGADGYCAAYWQLEWDKWTAAYPNSMIYVGLPASEQTVGYVHPKNLYYGVVPVVQKAANYGGIMIWERYADKQSNYSSYAIQWA from the coding sequence ATGGCGCTCGCAAGCCGCCGGAGGCTAGCAGCCTCCCTCCTGGCCCTCGCGGCGGTCCTCCTCgccggcccggcggcggcgacggggaagaCCGGGCAGGTGACGGTGTTTTGGGGCCAGAACAAAGCCGAGGGCTCCCTCCGTGAGGCCTGCGACACCGGTACCTACACCTTCGtcatcatctccttcctcaACGTCTTCGGGCACGGCAAGGCGAGCCTGGACCTGTCCGGCCACCCGATCGGCCCCATCGGCGCCGACGTCAAGTACTGCCAGTCCAAGAGCATCCTCGTCTTCCTCTCCATCGGCGGGCTCGGCACCCAGTATTCCCTGCCCAGCGTGCAGGCCGCCACCGACCTCGCCGACTACCTCTGGTTCGCCTTCCTAGCCGGCCACCGCAAGGGCGTCCACCGCCCGTTCGGCGACGCCGCGGAGCTCGACGGCATCGACCTGTTCATCGACCAGGGCCCGCCGGACTACTACGACGTGCTGGCGCGCCGGCTGTGGAGCTACAACAAGGACTTCCGCGGCCGCACGCCGGCGCAGCTGTCGGCGACGCCGCGGTGCCGGTACCCGGACCCGCGGCTGGAGCGGGCGCTCGCCACGGGGGTCGTCACACGCATCAACGTCAGGTTCTACGGCGCCGACGGGTACTGCGCCGCCTACTGGCAGCTGGAGTGGGACAAGTGGACGGCGGCGTACCCCAACTCCATGATCTACGTGGGGCTGCCGGCGTCGGAGCAGACGGTGGGCTACGTGCACCCCAAGAACCTCTACTACGGCGTCGTCCCGGTGGTGCAGAAGGCGGCCAACTACGGCGGCATCATGATCTGGGAGCGATACGCCGACAAGCAGAGCAACTACAGCAGCTACGCCATCCAATGGGCTTGA
- the LOC101780757 gene encoding DNA (cytosine-5)-methyltransferase 1B-like, with the protein MAMLGFYGMNRFNQSPWSKVQCDMILAFLSFAEYFRPRFFLLENVRNFVSFNKGQTFRLAVASLLEMGYQVRFGILEAGAFGVAQSRKRAFIWAAAPGETLPDWPEPMHVFASPELKITLPDGQYYAAARSTAGGAPFRAITVRDTIGDLPKVENGASKLTLEYGGEPVSWFQKKIRGNMMALNDHIAKEMNELNLIRCQHIPKRPGCDWHDLPDEKVKLSNGQMADLIPWCLPNTAKRHNQWKGLYGRLDWEGNFPTSVTDPQPMGKVGICFHPEQDRIITVRECARSQGFPDSYEFTGNIQSKRRQIGNAVPPPLAYALGRKLKEAVDAKRQEAGVAAPAP; encoded by the exons ATGGCAATGCTG GGATTTTATGGGATGAATAGATTCAACCAGAGCCCATGGAGTAAAGTTCAGTGCGATATGATTCTAGCATTCCTCTCATTTGCAGAGTATTTCCGACCTAGATTCtttcttttagaaaatgttCGGAACTTTGTTTCGTTCAACAAAGGGCAGACCTTCCGACTAGCAGTAGCATCTCTTCTGGAGATGGGATACCAG GTCCGGTTTGGAATTCTAGAAGCAGGGGCTTTTGGTGTTGCTCAATCTAGGAAAAGGGCATTCATTTGGGCTGCTGCACCTGGAGAGACTCTTCCTGATTGGCCAGAGCCAATGCATGTGTTTGCTAGCCCTGAGCTGAAGATTACGCTGCCTGATGGTCAATACTATGCAGCTGCCAGAAGCACTGCTGGTGGAGCACCTTTCCGAGCAATAACTGTTAGAGATACAATCGGGGATCTGCCTAAAGTGGAAAATGGTGCCAGCAAACTCACACTTGAG TATGGAGGTGAGCCTGTGTCTTGGTTCCAGAAGAAGATTAGAGGGAACATGATGGCACTGAATGATCACATAGCCAAGGAGATGAATGAGCTGAACCTCATAAGGTGCCAGCACATTCCGAAACGACCAGGTTGCGACTGGCATGACCTGCCTGATGAGAAG GTGAAACTGTCCAACGGCCAGATGGCGGACCTGATACCTTGGTGCCTGCCCAACACTGCCAAGAGGCACAATCAGTGGAAGGGTCTGTACGGGAGGCTGGACTGGGAGGGCAACTTCCCCACATCTGTCACAGATCCCCAGCCAATGGGCAAGGTCGGCATATGTTTCCACCCTGAACAAGACAGGATCATCACGGTCCGCGAATGTGCTCGGTCTCAG GGCTTCCCTGACAGCTACGAGTTCACGGGCAACATCCAGAGCAAGCGCAGGCAGATTGGCAACGCGGTGCCCCCGCCTCTCGCCTATGCGCTCGGGAGGAAGCTGAAGGAAGCCGTCGACGCCAAGCGTCAGGAGGCTGGCGTGGCTGCGCCTGCACCATGA